In Calothrix sp. PCC 7507, one DNA window encodes the following:
- a CDS encoding type II toxin-antitoxin system MqsA family antitoxin: MKCVICHHGETKPGLATVTLKRIVLKKVPAEICHNCGEYYLSDAVTEQVLEKAELTMNNGTELEILRYAVYGFPGKSNTDL; the protein is encoded by the coding sequence ATGAAATGCGTAATTTGTCACCACGGAGAAACTAAACCAGGTTTAGCAACTGTGACATTAAAAAGAATTGTCTTAAAAAAAGTTCCAGCAGAAATTTGTCATAATTGCGGTGAATATTATTTAAGTGATGCAGTTACCGAACAGGTTTTAGAAAAAGCAGAGTTAACTATGAATAATGGCACAGAATTGGAGATTCTGAGATATGCAGTTTATGGATTTCCGGGAAAATCAAATACCGATTTGTAG
- a CDS encoding Crp/Fnr family transcriptional regulator — protein sequence MQSPSSFSEASRPFLTWQRILDWAQEHYRCRTFSKDERIPARPGLLYLVQRGAIRMVGTAQVSATASQLTSRRINRTPEEAFLGFVGAGQPFEIVAQSPFTLQAYAHVDQTAVLWMYWHDLDNWPHFRREVMDAFRYQHQRKLLWLSALGQRRTIDRLLGFLTLLIEEYGEPAMSDTDPDVIRGYCLPFPLTHAQIGSAIGSTRVTVTRLMGKLRQRGLILTQGDNLICLPAESINRAN from the coding sequence ATGCAATCTCCATCCTCCTTTTCAGAGGCATCAAGGCCTTTTCTAACTTGGCAACGAATTCTTGATTGGGCTCAAGAACACTACCGCTGCCGCACCTTCAGCAAAGATGAGCGCATTCCAGCCCGTCCTGGATTGCTCTATTTAGTGCAAAGGGGTGCGATCCGCATGGTAGGAACCGCCCAGGTTAGCGCGACCGCCAGTCAGCTAACGTCTCGACGAATTAACAGAACCCCAGAAGAAGCTTTCTTGGGTTTTGTGGGAGCGGGACAACCTTTTGAAATTGTTGCTCAGTCACCATTCACTCTCCAGGCTTACGCCCACGTTGACCAAACAGCAGTGCTATGGATGTATTGGCATGACCTAGATAACTGGCCTCACTTCCGCCGGGAAGTTATGGATGCCTTTAGGTATCAGCACCAACGCAAGCTTTTGTGGCTGAGTGCCTTGGGACAACGGCGCACTATTGACCGACTCTTAGGATTTCTCACATTGTTGATTGAGGAATATGGGGAGCCAGCAATGAGTGATACCGATCCTGATGTGATTCGTGGCTACTGTTTGCCATTCCCCCTCACCCATGCCCAAATCGGTAGTGCGATCGGTTCGACTCGTGTCACTGTGACCCGGTTAATGGGTAAATTGCGTCAACGTGGCTTAATCCTCACCCAAGGGGATAATCTAATTTGCTTGCCAGCAGAATCGATTAATAGAGCTAACTAA
- a CDS encoding DUF29 domain-containing protein → MSATYQADFNLWIDKTAKLLREHRWQEIDLEHLIAEVEDLGKSERRAIISQLIRLLLHLLKWQYQPQRRSDSWLDSITDARTQIELAIQDSPSLKSYPIEQLKESYQKARRQAAKQTGMIISVFPEGCPYSLELVLDEDWLPEASE, encoded by the coding sequence ATGAGCGCAACTTATCAAGCAGATTTCAATTTGTGGATTGACAAAACAGCCAAACTATTGCGGGAACATCGCTGGCAGGAAATTGATTTAGAGCATTTAATTGCAGAGGTTGAGGATTTGGGTAAAAGCGAACGCAGGGCAATTATTAGTCAATTAATTCGCTTGCTTTTACATCTGCTCAAATGGCAATATCAACCACAGCGTCGCTCAGATAGTTGGCTAGATTCTATCACTGACGCTCGTACCCAAATTGAGTTAGCTATTCAAGATAGTCCTAGTCTCAAAAGTTATCCCATAGAGCAACTTAAAGAGAGCTATCAAAAAGCACGTCGTCAAGCAGCCAAGCAAACAGGGATGATAATTTCAGTGTTTCCAGAAGGGTGTCCATATTCTCTGGAATTAGTGTTAGATGAAGACTGGCTACCAGAAGCAAGTGAGTAA
- a CDS encoding co-chaperone YbbN — MVLSVSERTFNQEVLESPIPVLVNFEAPWCGLCRIIHPLLLQFKAQCGEQIKLVTVNADQNFKLSSTYRLKSLPTLLLIENGKIQHRLESFRGREDLRLALEEIKISYSNRSKIYHSSKTLDLGCRTA; from the coding sequence ATGGTGTTGTCGGTTAGTGAGCGGACATTTAATCAAGAAGTTTTAGAATCTCCAATTCCGGTGTTAGTTAATTTTGAAGCGCCTTGGTGTGGCTTATGCCGTATCATTCATCCCCTGTTGTTGCAATTTAAAGCGCAGTGTGGGGAGCAAATTAAATTAGTTACGGTTAACGCTGATCAAAATTTCAAACTGTCTAGCACTTATCGACTAAAGTCACTGCCAACTTTACTGTTGATTGAAAATGGTAAAATCCAGCATCGGTTGGAAAGCTTTCGTGGCAGAGAAGATTTACGTCTGGCTTTAGAAGAAATAAAAATTAGCTACAGCAACCGCTCTAAAATCTACCATAGCTCAAAAACATTAGACTTAGGATGCCGCACTGCATAA
- a CDS encoding NAD(P)H-quinone oxidoreductase subunit 5, with amino-acid sequence MEVIYQYAWLIPVFPLLGAMLVGLGLISLNQVTNRLRQLNAVIIISLMGAAMGLSIALLWSQIQGHATYTRTLEWAAAGNFHLSMGYTIDHLTALMLVIVTTVAVLVMVYTDGYMAHDPGYVRFYAYLSLFGSSMLGLVVSPNLVQIYIFWELVGMCSYLLVGFWYDRKSAADAAQKAFVTNRVGDFGLLLGILGLFWATGSFDFMVMGDRLSQLVESGSVSNSLAVLLAILVFLGPVAKSAQFPLHVWLPDAMEGPTPISALIHAATMVAAGVFLIARMYPVFEHVPAAMNVIAFTGAFTAFLGATIAITQNDIKKGLAYSTISQLGYMVMAMGIGSYSAGLFHLMTHAYFKAMLFLGSGSVIHGMEGVVGHDPVLAQDMRLMGGLRKYMPITSITFLIGCLAISGVPPFAGFWSKDEILGKAFEANPFLWLIGWLTAGITAFYMFRMYFSTFEGKFRGTDQKIKDKLKKAATIVLELESEAPAPVFGPGAMKQGELAATGGHHDSHGHHSDTPHESPWTMTLPLALLAVPSMLIGLAGTPYANYFEQFIFPPSETLTEVLEKAAEFNPTEFYIMAGASVGISLIGITLASLMYLRGKINPAAIASQIKPLYELSLNKWYFDDIYHRVFVLGLRRLARQVMEVDFRVVDGAVNLTGFFTLVSGEGLKYLENGRAQFYALIVFGAVLGLVIVFGIT; translated from the coding sequence ATGGAAGTAATTTATCAATATGCCTGGCTTATTCCCGTATTTCCCCTTTTAGGGGCGATGCTGGTCGGTCTAGGGTTAATCTCGTTAAATCAGGTGACCAACCGCCTACGCCAGCTCAACGCTGTCATAATTATCTCCCTCATGGGAGCAGCGATGGGGCTGTCGATCGCTTTGCTGTGGAGTCAAATTCAAGGACATGCAACTTATACCCGCACCCTAGAATGGGCAGCAGCAGGCAATTTTCATCTGAGCATGGGCTACACGATTGACCACCTGACAGCCTTGATGCTGGTGATTGTGACAACTGTAGCTGTTTTAGTCATGGTTTACACCGATGGCTACATGGCTCATGACCCAGGATATGTCAGGTTTTACGCCTATCTAAGCTTGTTTGGTTCCTCAATGCTGGGTTTGGTTGTCAGCCCCAACCTAGTGCAGATTTATATATTCTGGGAACTGGTAGGGATGTGTTCCTACTTGCTGGTCGGCTTTTGGTACGATCGCAAGTCAGCCGCAGATGCAGCCCAAAAAGCTTTTGTCACCAACCGTGTCGGTGACTTTGGTCTTTTACTGGGCATTCTGGGGCTATTCTGGGCCACGGGAAGCTTTGACTTTATGGTGATGGGCGATCGCCTCTCACAACTCGTAGAGTCGGGTTCTGTGAGCAATTCTCTCGCCGTCTTGTTGGCGATTTTAGTTTTCCTCGGCCCGGTGGCAAAATCAGCCCAGTTCCCTCTGCATGTCTGGCTACCAGACGCGATGGAAGGCCCCACCCCCATTTCTGCCCTGATTCACGCGGCAACAATGGTGGCAGCGGGTGTTTTCCTGATTGCTCGGATGTACCCAGTATTTGAACATGTCCCGGCAGCAATGAACGTCATTGCCTTTACTGGGGCATTCACGGCCTTTTTGGGAGCAACCATTGCCATTACCCAAAACGACATCAAAAAAGGTTTAGCTTACTCCACCATTTCCCAACTGGGTTACATGGTGATGGCTATGGGAATCGGTTCCTACAGTGCTGGATTATTCCACCTAATGACCCACGCCTATTTCAAAGCGATGTTGTTCTTGGGTTCTGGTTCGGTGATTCACGGCATGGAAGGAGTCGTCGGTCATGATCCTGTATTAGCCCAGGATATGCGCTTGATGGGGGGACTGCGAAAGTATATGCCCATTACCAGCATCACCTTCTTAATTGGTTGCTTGGCAATATCTGGCGTACCGCCCTTTGCCGGTTTCTGGTCAAAAGATGAAATTTTGGGTAAAGCTTTTGAAGCCAATCCATTTCTGTGGTTAATTGGCTGGTTAACCGCCGGCATTACTGCTTTCTACATGTTTAGAATGTATTTCTCAACATTTGAAGGCAAATTCCGGGGCACTGACCAGAAAATCAAGGACAAGCTCAAGAAAGCAGCGACAATTGTCCTGGAATTAGAGTCAGAAGCACCAGCCCCTGTTTTTGGCCCTGGTGCCATGAAACAAGGTGAATTGGCTGCAACCGGCGGTCATCATGACTCCCACGGACATCATAGTGATACTCCCCATGAATCACCGTGGACAATGACTCTGCCTTTAGCACTTTTGGCAGTGCCTTCGATGTTGATTGGTTTGGCAGGAACTCCCTACGCCAATTATTTTGAGCAATTTATCTTTCCTCCTAGCGAAACCCTCACCGAAGTCCTAGAAAAAGCTGCCGAATTCAACCCGACAGAGTTTTACATTATGGCGGGGGCTTCAGTAGGGATTTCCCTGATTGGCATTACCTTGGCTTCTCTAATGTACTTGCGCGGTAAAATTAACCCAGCTGCGATCGCATCTCAAATCAAACCACTTTATGAGCTATCCCTCAACAAGTGGTACTTTGATGACATTTATCATCGCGTCTTTGTTCTCGGCTTGCGTCGCCTAGCTAGACAAGTGATGGAAGTTGACTTCCGCGTTGTCGATGGTGCTGTTAACCTCACGGGCTTCTTCACCCTTGTCAGTGGCGAAGGTTTGAAATATCTAGAAAACGGTCGCGCTCAATTCTACGCCTTGATCGTCTTTGGGGCAGTTTTGGGTTTAGTGATTGTTTTTGGTATTACCTAA
- a CDS encoding LysR family transcriptional regulator gives MSDLPFTLDQLRILKAIAVEGSFKRAADSLYVSQPAVSLQVQNLERQLDVPLFDRGGRRAQLTEAGHLLLNYGEKILSLCQETCRAIEDLQNLQGGTLIVGASQTTGTYLLPRMIGMFRQKYPDVAVQLHVHSTRRTAWSVANGQVDLAIIGGEIPGELAESLEIIPYAEDELALIIPVFHPFAKLETIQKDDLYKLQFIALDSQSTIRKVIDQVLARCEIDTRRFKVEMELNSIEAIKNAVQSGLGAAFVSTSAIAKELQMGVLHCAAIEGVVVKRTLWLIFNPNRYRSKAAEAFSQEILPQFATPGWNQNVLKLAQKNLVVSTLDAVTPNSSNEG, from the coding sequence ATGTCTGACCTTCCTTTCACTTTAGATCAGTTACGTATTCTCAAAGCGATCGCTGTAGAAGGGAGCTTCAAGCGGGCCGCTGATAGTCTTTATGTCTCCCAACCTGCCGTCAGCTTGCAAGTTCAAAACCTCGAACGGCAGCTGGATGTTCCCCTATTCGACAGGGGAGGGCGTCGCGCACAATTAACCGAAGCAGGGCATCTACTTCTGAACTATGGTGAAAAAATTCTCAGCCTGTGTCAGGAAACCTGTCGCGCCATTGAGGATTTACAAAATCTCCAAGGCGGAACTTTGATTGTCGGTGCTTCTCAAACCACTGGCACCTATCTTTTGCCCAGAATGATTGGGATGTTTCGCCAAAAATATCCTGATGTCGCCGTCCAATTACATGTCCATTCCACTCGTCGCACTGCTTGGAGTGTCGCCAACGGACAAGTCGATTTAGCGATCATTGGTGGTGAAATTCCTGGTGAATTGGCAGAATCTTTAGAAATTATCCCCTACGCCGAAGATGAACTGGCGCTAATTATACCTGTATTTCATCCTTTTGCTAAACTCGAAACAATTCAAAAAGATGACCTTTATAAATTACAATTCATCGCGCTCGATTCACAATCAACTATCCGCAAAGTCATTGACCAAGTCCTAGCACGCTGTGAGATTGATACAAGGCGTTTTAAAGTCGAAATGGAACTGAATTCCATAGAAGCTATTAAAAATGCCGTGCAATCTGGTTTAGGGGCTGCCTTTGTCTCTACCTCAGCCATTGCTAAAGAGTTACAGATGGGTGTGCTGCACTGTGCTGCCATTGAAGGTGTTGTCGTCAAGCGAACGCTGTGGCTGATTTTTAACCCCAATCGCTATAGATCCAAGGCTGCAGAGGCTTTTAGTCAGGAAATTTTACCCCAGTTTGCTACCCCTGGATGGAACCAAAATGTGTTAAAGTTAGCACAAAAAAACCTAGTAGTCAGTACTCTAGATGCAGTGACCCCTAACTCCTCTAACGAAGGCTAG
- a CDS encoding serine/threonine-protein kinase yields MEVYCTRPRCPRPLNHFADLDDQTTLKTAQQKYCTTCGMPLMLDGRYVPIKLLGRGGFGAAFLARDRRIPGMRQCVVKQFQPSGNLTSTQLQLAQQLFEREAEVLSQLGNEHEQIPDLFAFFPVIVQSLQPGQQDQFFYLVQEYIDGQNLEEELAQKGTFSEAEILEVLQEILKVLKFVHEKGIIHRDIKPSNIMRRRDGRLFLLDFGAVKQVTNAPAGAAGSSTGIYSMGFAPPEQMAGNQVFPSTDLYALAVTTLTLLTGLEAIQLFDAYTNQWKWRSQVNVSSQLADVLDKMLLPAANQRFQSAQEVLNALAGGSTPQLIPPTQIPPTPPPIPAVSQRPPMMPAFSTLELLSGAAFSGFEGALIAIALFSLLHNPIITLAIAALILGGLIFAQTRRWIEGKDLLIIPSITFAIIFFLPILQSGFGIQQVLTLAFAAALVTIALTSLFRLIYKLLSLIL; encoded by the coding sequence ATGGAAGTTTATTGCACTCGTCCACGCTGCCCACGCCCACTAAACCATTTTGCAGATTTAGATGATCAGACCACGCTAAAAACGGCACAGCAAAAATACTGCACTACCTGCGGAATGCCATTAATGTTAGATGGTCGATATGTACCGATCAAGCTGCTAGGAAGAGGAGGGTTTGGAGCAGCATTTTTGGCACGCGATCGCCGCATCCCCGGAATGCGTCAATGTGTAGTTAAGCAGTTCCAACCGTCAGGAAATTTAACTTCAACTCAACTACAACTAGCACAACAGTTGTTTGAAAGAGAAGCAGAAGTTTTATCACAATTAGGTAACGAACACGAGCAAATACCCGACTTATTTGCTTTCTTCCCAGTCATAGTTCAAAGCTTGCAACCAGGACAGCAAGACCAGTTTTTTTACTTAGTTCAAGAATATATAGATGGACAAAATCTTGAGGAAGAGTTAGCTCAAAAAGGTACTTTCTCGGAAGCAGAAATTCTGGAAGTATTACAAGAAATCCTCAAAGTACTCAAGTTTGTTCATGAGAAAGGCATTATCCACAGAGATATCAAACCATCTAATATCATGCGCCGTCGCGATGGCAGACTTTTCTTGCTAGATTTTGGTGCAGTTAAACAAGTTACAAATGCTCCCGCAGGCGCTGCTGGTTCTTCTACAGGCATCTATTCTATGGGATTTGCACCACCTGAGCAAATGGCTGGGAATCAAGTATTTCCGTCTACGGATTTGTATGCTTTAGCTGTCACTACTCTGACATTGCTCACAGGTCTAGAAGCAATTCAGCTATTTGATGCTTATACCAATCAGTGGAAATGGCGATCGCAAGTTAACGTTAGCTCTCAGCTAGCTGATGTTTTAGACAAAATGCTTCTTCCCGCTGCTAATCAACGCTTTCAGTCAGCCCAAGAAGTTTTAAATGCGTTAGCAGGAGGTAGCACGCCACAGTTAATACCACCTACACAAATACCACCTACACCGCCTCCTATCCCTGCTGTTAGTCAACGTCCGCCGATGATGCCAGCATTTTCCACATTGGAATTGTTAAGTGGTGCAGCATTTAGTGGATTTGAAGGTGCATTGATTGCGATCGCTCTTTTTAGTCTCTTACACAACCCCATCATCACTCTAGCTATTGCTGCCCTGATTTTAGGAGGGCTGATTTTTGCTCAAACACGCCGCTGGATTGAAGGGAAGGATTTATTAATTATTCCCAGCATTACCTTTGCTATTATCTTTTTTCTACCAATTTTACAGAGCGGATTCGGTATACAGCAAGTCCTTACCTTAGCATTTGCAGCAGCCTTGGTAACAATTGCACTTACATCTCTATTCCGTCTTATTTATAAATTGCTTTCTCTGATTTTGTGA
- a CDS encoding NAD(P)H-quinone oxidoreductase subunit 4: MNTANFPWLTTIILFPIAASLLIPIIPDKEGKTVRWYSLIVGLIDFAVIVYAFYTGYDFSNPNLQLVESYPWVPQLNLNWSVGADGLSMPLIILTGFITTLAILAAWPVTFKPKLFYFLILAMYGGQIAVFAVQDMLLFFLVWELELVPIYFLLSIWGGKKRQYAATKFILYTAGGSLFILLSALTMGFYGDTVTFDMRELALKNFALNFQLALYAGFLIAYAVKLPIIPLHTWLPDAHGEATAPVHMLLAGILLKMGGYALVRMNAQMLPDAHAYFAPALVILGVVNIIYAALTSFAQRNLKRKIAYSSISHMGFVLIGLASFTDLGLSGAMLQMVSHGLIGASLFFLVGATYDRTHTLMLDEMGGVGKRMPKIFAMFTTCSMASLALPGMSGFVAELMVFVGFATSDAYNSTFKVIVVFLMAVGVILTPIYLLSMLREIFYGQENEELVSHQALIDAEPREVFIIACLLIPIIGVGFYPKLLTQMYDATTVQLTARLRDSVPTLAQDKEVPKISLIAPRIGN, from the coding sequence ATGAATACAGCTAATTTTCCGTGGCTGACGACGATTATTCTCTTCCCGATAGCAGCCTCACTGCTGATTCCCATCATCCCGGATAAAGAGGGCAAAACAGTCCGCTGGTATTCCCTCATCGTAGGGTTAATAGACTTCGCGGTGATTGTTTACGCTTTTTATACTGGGTACGATTTCTCCAATCCGAATTTGCAGCTGGTGGAGAGTTACCCTTGGGTACCACAACTGAATTTGAATTGGTCAGTAGGGGCAGATGGTCTATCAATGCCCCTAATTATTTTGACCGGATTCATTACCACGCTGGCGATTTTAGCAGCTTGGCCTGTGACGTTCAAACCCAAGCTATTTTATTTCTTGATTCTGGCAATGTATGGCGGTCAAATCGCCGTGTTCGCCGTCCAGGACATGCTGTTATTTTTCCTGGTCTGGGAACTGGAATTGGTGCCGATATACTTCCTGCTGTCGATTTGGGGAGGTAAAAAACGGCAATATGCAGCGACTAAGTTTATTTTATACACCGCTGGCGGTTCGCTGTTTATTTTGCTGTCTGCTCTGACAATGGGATTTTACGGCGATACAGTGACGTTCGATATGCGAGAACTCGCTCTCAAGAACTTCGCCCTGAATTTCCAATTAGCACTATATGCTGGTTTCTTGATTGCCTACGCTGTCAAGTTGCCGATTATTCCTCTACATACCTGGCTACCGGATGCCCACGGTGAAGCTACAGCCCCAGTACACATGTTACTGGCAGGTATTCTGTTGAAAATGGGTGGTTATGCCTTGGTGCGGATGAATGCCCAAATGCTGCCTGATGCCCACGCTTATTTTGCACCAGCATTGGTAATTTTGGGGGTAGTAAATATCATCTACGCCGCCTTAACATCCTTTGCCCAGCGCAACCTCAAACGGAAAATTGCCTACTCCTCAATTTCTCACATGGGCTTTGTCCTCATTGGTCTTGCCTCATTTACTGATTTGGGATTGAGTGGGGCAATGTTACAAATGGTATCCCACGGGTTGATTGGGGCGAGTTTGTTTTTCCTTGTCGGCGCGACTTATGACCGGACACACACCCTCATGTTGGATGAAATGGGTGGTGTCGGCAAGAGAATGCCGAAGATTTTCGCCATGTTCACCACCTGTTCGATGGCTTCTTTGGCATTGCCAGGGATGAGCGGTTTTGTGGCTGAGTTAATGGTGTTTGTCGGCTTTGCCACCAGCGATGCTTATAACTCCACATTTAAAGTTATCGTGGTGTTTTTGATGGCAGTTGGGGTGATTTTAACTCCGATTTATCTGCTGTCGATGTTGCGGGAAATTTTCTACGGGCAAGAGAACGAAGAATTAGTTTCTCACCAAGCTTTGATAGATGCTGAACCCCGCGAAGTATTTATCATTGCCTGTTTGTTAATCCCGATTATTGGTGTAGGTTTCTATCCTAAGTTGTTGACTCAAATGTACGATGCAACAACAGTGCAATTGACTGCACGGTTACGCGATTCTGTGCCGACTTTGGCGCAGGATAAAGAAGTACCAAAGATTTCTTTGATAGCACCGAGAATCGGTAATTAG
- a CDS encoding PstS family phosphate ABC transporter substrate-binding protein — MSQKNEIPILVLSLLITVGLIGGGFWWFTRKPGVNLNKVNSGSTTQPQTSPVQSGGKTFASIQNVPTGLFNYGGSTSWAPIRLAVDPAIEAARPEFRLRYVEPNNAVPGSSTGIQALIDGQLAFAQSSRPILDQELSRAQQRGFSLTQIPVAIDGLAVAVHSNLNIPGLTIDQLKSIYTGKISNWSQVGGPNLPIKPYSRRTTDGGTVELFVQDILGGQPFGSQVELVSTTTQALQKLASNPGGIYYASAPEVVPQCSIRALPLGRTQGQYIAPYQEPFVLPSECPSKRNKLNIEAFQSGQYPITRNLFVVVKQTGQIEQQAGVTYANLLLTEQGQELITQAGFVKIR; from the coding sequence ATGTCCCAAAAAAACGAAATACCTATTCTTGTTTTGTCCCTTCTCATCACAGTTGGGCTGATAGGCGGTGGCTTCTGGTGGTTTACGAGAAAGCCTGGCGTTAACCTCAATAAAGTTAATTCTGGCAGCACAACACAGCCCCAGACTTCACCAGTGCAATCTGGTGGCAAGACTTTCGCCTCTATACAAAATGTCCCCACAGGATTATTTAACTACGGCGGTAGCACCTCTTGGGCACCGATTAGATTAGCCGTTGACCCAGCAATAGAAGCAGCGCGACCAGAGTTTCGGCTACGTTATGTAGAACCAAACAATGCAGTGCCCGGTTCTAGTACTGGCATACAGGCCTTAATCGACGGTCAGCTGGCTTTTGCTCAGTCTTCTCGACCAATTCTCGATCAAGAGTTAAGTCGTGCCCAGCAGCGCGGGTTTAGTCTCACACAAATTCCTGTAGCAATTGATGGATTGGCAGTAGCAGTTCACTCCAATTTAAATATCCCAGGACTAACGATAGACCAACTTAAATCTATTTACACTGGCAAGATCAGCAATTGGAGTCAGGTGGGCGGCCCCAATCTTCCGATTAAGCCCTATTCTCGCCGCACTACTGATGGCGGTACGGTGGAACTTTTTGTTCAAGACATCTTGGGTGGTCAACCCTTCGGATCGCAAGTGGAACTAGTTTCCACGACCACCCAAGCCTTACAAAAATTAGCTAGTAATCCTGGTGGTATTTATTACGCTTCTGCCCCAGAGGTGGTTCCTCAATGTTCAATCAGAGCCTTGCCGTTGGGGCGGACGCAAGGTCAATACATTGCTCCTTACCAAGAACCATTTGTCCTCCCTTCTGAATGTCCTAGTAAACGGAACAAATTGAACATTGAGGCTTTTCAGTCAGGCCAGTACCCGATTACTCGCAATCTGTTTGTGGTGGTCAAACAGACTGGGCAAATTGAGCAGCAAGCGGGTGTTACTTATGCCAACTTACTTTTAACTGAGCAGGGACAGGAATTGATAACCCAAGCTGGGTTTGTCAAAATTCGCTGA
- a CDS encoding PstS family phosphate ABC transporter substrate-binding protein, whose amino-acid sequence MSPQNKTNETGVLLLTLGITLGLVSGVFWWLANNSGVINFTNNQSHQVAQSSDDTFTQVANVPSGLFSYGGSTTWAPIRQGVDSEIQKLWPKFQLRYTDPTTGAPGSGTGIKMLLNNQLAFSQSSRSIKDEEYQKAQQRGFTLKEIPIAIDGIAIAVNPNLNIPGLTLTQLKDIYTGKLTNWQQVNGPNLPITPYSRRLEEGGTIEFFDQNVLGGEKFGDNVKFIPTTTQALREVSKNLGGIYYASAPEVVGQCGVKPLPLGRKSEKLIPPYKEPFIPLSNCPQQRNQINSTAFQTGDYPITRRLFVIVKQNGQIDQQAGETYANLLLTDQGQKLITQAGFVRIR is encoded by the coding sequence ATGTCGCCACAAAATAAAACTAATGAAACTGGGGTGTTGCTTTTAACTTTAGGGATCACACTAGGCTTAGTCAGCGGCGTATTTTGGTGGCTAGCTAACAACTCCGGTGTGATTAATTTTACTAATAATCAATCCCACCAAGTTGCACAGTCGAGTGATGACACTTTTACCCAAGTGGCAAACGTTCCCTCTGGATTATTTAGTTATGGGGGTAGCACAACTTGGGCCCCTATCCGCCAAGGAGTAGACTCAGAGATTCAAAAGCTGTGGCCCAAGTTCCAGTTGCGTTATACAGATCCCACAACAGGTGCCCCTGGATCAGGTACGGGGATAAAAATGCTGTTAAATAACCAGTTGGCTTTTTCCCAGTCATCTCGCTCCATCAAGGATGAAGAATACCAGAAAGCTCAACAGAGGGGCTTTACACTCAAAGAAATCCCTATAGCAATTGACGGTATAGCGATCGCAGTTAATCCTAATCTCAATATTCCTGGCTTGACCCTCACCCAGCTTAAAGATATTTACACTGGCAAGTTAACTAACTGGCAACAAGTAAACGGCCCAAATTTACCCATTACTCCTTACTCCCGGCGTCTAGAAGAGGGTGGTACGATTGAATTTTTTGATCAGAACGTCTTGGGGGGAGAAAAGTTTGGCGACAATGTAAAATTTATCCCGACAACCACTCAAGCGTTGAGAGAAGTCAGTAAAAATTTGGGGGGAATTTACTATGCCTCAGCGCCAGAAGTAGTCGGGCAATGTGGAGTGAAGCCCTTACCACTGGGACGTAAATCCGAAAAATTAATTCCGCCCTATAAAGAGCCTTTTATCCCCCTGAGCAATTGTCCACAACAGCGCAACCAAATAAATTCTACGGCATTTCAAACTGGCGATTACCCCATCACTAGACGATTATTTGTTATTGTTAAACAAAATGGACAAATTGATCAGCAAGCGGGAGAAACCTACGCTAACTTGCTATTGACAGATCAAGGACAAAAATTAATTACTCAAGCTGGATTTGTCAGAATTCGCTAA
- a CDS encoding NnrU family protein — protein MLISWFTPSHFVILGLQIAFAIAHSGGAALRPWAEKQIGPRLYRIFFALVSLPLAVILIIYFFNHRYDGLQLWQVQGVPGVQIIVWVLSAISFLFLYPATFNLLEIAAIQKPQVYLFETGIIRISRHPQMVGQIIWCIAHTLWIGTTFTLITSIGLVLHHLFGVWHGDHRLSNRYGEAFELVKQRTSIIPFQAIIDGRQSLKWEEFLRPAYLGVAIFVGLLWWSHPLLLVATSKISW, from the coding sequence ATGCTGATTTCTTGGTTTACCCCCAGTCATTTTGTCATATTGGGGTTACAAATAGCTTTTGCGATCGCTCATAGTGGAGGAGCAGCTCTGCGTCCTTGGGCTGAAAAACAGATTGGGCCAAGGCTTTATCGCATTTTTTTTGCATTGGTCAGCCTGCCATTGGCTGTCATATTAATTATTTACTTTTTTAACCACCGCTATGATGGCTTGCAACTTTGGCAGGTGCAAGGTGTGCCAGGCGTGCAAATTATAGTTTGGGTGCTGTCAGCGATTTCCTTTTTGTTTTTGTATCCTGCCACATTCAATCTACTGGAAATTGCTGCCATTCAAAAGCCCCAAGTCTATCTTTTCGAGACGGGAATTATTCGTATTTCCCGGCATCCACAAATGGTAGGACAAATAATTTGGTGTATCGCTCATACTCTATGGATAGGTACTACCTTTACCTTGATTACCTCCATTGGGTTGGTATTGCACCATCTGTTTGGGGTTTGGCATGGGGATCACCGTCTCAGCAACCGTTATGGCGAAGCTTTTGAACTAGTGAAACAGCGCACTTCAATTATTCCTTTCCAAGCAATTATTGACGGTCGTCAATCTCTCAAATGGGAGGAATTTTTACGTCCTGCCTATTTGGGAGTAGCCATTTTTGTGGGTTTACTTTGGTGGTCGCACCCCCTGTTGTTGGTAGCAACCAGTAAGATATCATGGTAA